Below is a window of Paremcibacter congregatus DNA.
CTCAGGGCCACAAAATACGCTTTCTCTGCATAATTATGCAGGCCCTGGTGCCGGTAAAGCACCCCAAGATTGGACCATATGGCTGCATCTCTCGGTGACAGACGCAGGGCTTTCACCAAATAGAGGAAAGCGGCCTTAATATTCCCTTCCTGCAGATAGTCTGTACCCATATTACTGTAATAAAGTGCAATAGCCTCACGGTTTGAAATGGTCCATTGGCGATAATAGGGCTTGTAATTGATCCGATCAATATCAACGACATAGCCACTGGTCTCTCTAAAGTCCCCCATATGAACCTTCACATTGACATGGCGACTGAAATATAACAATTCATCGTCGGCCTCATCCCATTGGGGCGGGATCTCGACTTCCTGAAAACTGACTTTAAGCCCCTTCTGCCGAGCAAACGCGGCAAATAAATAACTGAATGCCAGGCAATTTCCCTCGGCTTTGTGAAACGCATCCCGAGCCGTATAGGTCTTGGACATATCATAATGCATATTCAATGTTCCTGCGCCCGTCATCATCGTGAGCAGGCTTCGTATCCGGGTAAGTTCATGATTTCTCCGCGGCACATAGCGATCAAGATACTCCAGCATATCTTCATCCAGCATCATCACCTGGTCATTGGGCAGGGAAAAATGCCGGGCTTCGGCACCAAAAAGGGCTTCACCGGACAGAAGGTCTGACTTGGATATGACAGTTGCCTGCGCGTGAGGCTCCTGCAGTTTAAAGCTACTGCACCCGCTGACGGTGACGATCAGCAAGAGGCTCAAATATGGAACAATTGTTTTTAAAAATGGCATGTTGCAATCACCTACTTTTACGATGTGATAGTGCGCATTTTCCACCCATATATTTTATAATAAGCTAAAGTATAGCATATTTTACTTCGTTTTTCCACTGACTGGTAGAAGGGCCGGATTATACCTATGATCCCCGACACAAGAGAAACCCGCTAGTCAGTCCAGACCCAGCTGCAGTGTTGTTCCCGGCCTTTAAATATGATACACTATATCTTAAAGATATATAATCAGAGCCCTCAGGGTCGTTATCAAAAATAAAAACAAAATATAGAGGGAAAATTCATGCAACGCACCGGCGCCCGTCTTTTGAGAACCGCCCTGGAGAATCTTGGGGTCCATCATACCTTCGGCATTCCCGGGGTTCATACCACCGAGATCTATGACGAACTTAATCTGTCCAACCAAATCCGCCCCATGCTGGTCACCCATGAAGGCGGCGCATCCTTTATGGCCGATGCGGTCAGCCGCACCTCGGACAGTATCGGCGTGCTTGTCGTGGTGCCCGCCGCTGGCCTGACCCACGCCATGAGCGGCATCGGCGAGGCCTTTCTTGACGGCATTCCCCTGCTGGTGATCTCCGGCGGGGTGCGCACCGACACGGATCATAAATATCAATTGCACGATATGGATATGCAGGCCCTGATGACGCCCCTGACCAAAAAGACATTCAAGATCACGCGCCATGATCAGGTGATGCCGATGATATATGAGGCCTATGCCTGCGCCATGAGCGGCGAACCCGGCCCGGTCTATGTGGAGCTGCCGGTCAATATCCAGTTCACCAAGGGGGCGGTCACCGACCTGCCCGCGCCACCGACGCTCATCCGCTGCGCCAAACAGCTGGCAATGAAGGATATTGAGGCCGCGGCCCAGATGCTTCAAGACGCCCGGCAGGTTGGTCTGTTCCTCGGCTGGGGGGCAAAAGCGGCGCGCGCCGACGCCATCCGGATCGCCGACAGCCTCGCCGCCCCGGTCGCCACCAGCCTACAAGGCCTGACAAGCTTCCCCCATGATCACCCATTGCATTGTGGTATGGGCTATGGTCCGGCGGCGGTGCCGGCGGCGGAGGCGGCCTTTGAGGCCTGCGATGTCATTTTGGCCGTCGGCGTACGTTTCGGCGAGATCGCCACCGCCAGCTATTCCATCCCCAATGCCGCCAAAATCATCCATATCGATATCAACCCGGACGCCCTCGGGGCCAATTATGCCGCCGCAATTGGTATTGAAGCCGACGCCGCCGTGGCCCTGAAGGCTCTGGCCGACGCGCTTCCGGCACAGGCGGCCTCGCCTCAAGACACCCCGATGATGCGCCTGATCGCCGACCAGGAAGCCGCCTATCGTCAGGAATGGCGCGATCACGCCTCTGACGGCAAGGTCAATCCCTGTCTTTTCTTTGACGGGCTCGACAAGGCGCTGGCCTCTGACGCGATCGTGCTCGCCGATGACGGCAACCATACGTTTCTCGCCGCCGAGCTGATGCCGCTCGGCGGCGAACGGCGCTTTATCTCTCCCACCGATTTCAACTGCATGGGCTATTGCGTGCCCGCCGCCATTGCCGCCAAGCTGGAAAATCGCGAAGCCCAGGTGGTCGGCATCGTCGGCGACGGCGCCTTTTTGATGACCGCCATGGAAATCCTCACCGCCAGCGCTGACGGTCTCGGCGTGATTTATTTTATCTTTGCCGACGGTGAACTGAGCCAGATCGCCCAGGCCCAGGAAATTCCCTATAACCGCAAAGCCTGCACCGTCCTGCCCCGCTTAAAATACGCGCCTTTCGCCGAGTCAGTTGGCGCCGCCTACGTCAATATGGCAACCAACGCCGATATTGACAGCAGCCTGTCCCGCGCCTTTGCGGCGGCGGCGAAAGGACAGCCCGTGGTGGTCGAGGTTGCCATTGACTACAACAAGAAAACCCGCTTCACCAAGGGCGCGATCAAGGCCAATCTCGATCGGTTTGATTTCGGCACCAAGATGCGCTTTATCGGACGCGCGCTCACCCGTAAGGTCACCGGCTGATGACGGACAAGACCGATATTCTGATCATCGGCGGCGGCATCGCGGGCGTCACGCTCGCGCTTGATCTGCTCGACCGGGGGGAAACGCGACAGATCACCCTGCTGG
It encodes the following:
- a CDS encoding tetratricopeptide repeat protein yields the protein MPFLKTIVPYLSLLLIVTVSGCSSFKLQEPHAQATVISKSDLLSGEALFGAEARHFSLPNDQVMMLDEDMLEYLDRYVPRRNHELTRIRSLLTMMTGAGTLNMHYDMSKTYTARDAFHKAEGNCLAFSYLFAAFARQKGLKVSFQEVEIPPQWDEADDELLYFSRHVNVKVHMGDFRETSGYVVDIDRINYKPYYRQWTISNREAIALYYSNMGTDYLQEGNIKAAFLYLVKALRLSPRDAAIWSNLGVLYRHQGLHNYAEKAYFVALSHDGRQKSVLSNLSVLYDEIGDAEKSDYYFRLARSHQMKNPYYRYFQALEAYRSGDYDLALSHLKAALKRRDDEKRFHQLLGETYAKLGDEPRAIKAEAKVRELMDIN
- a CDS encoding thiamine pyrophosphate-binding protein, whose product is MQRTGARLLRTALENLGVHHTFGIPGVHTTEIYDELNLSNQIRPMLVTHEGGASFMADAVSRTSDSIGVLVVVPAAGLTHAMSGIGEAFLDGIPLLVISGGVRTDTDHKYQLHDMDMQALMTPLTKKTFKITRHDQVMPMIYEAYACAMSGEPGPVYVELPVNIQFTKGAVTDLPAPPTLIRCAKQLAMKDIEAAAQMLQDARQVGLFLGWGAKAARADAIRIADSLAAPVATSLQGLTSFPHDHPLHCGMGYGPAAVPAAEAAFEACDVILAVGVRFGEIATASYSIPNAAKIIHIDINPDALGANYAAAIGIEADAAVALKALADALPAQAASPQDTPMMRLIADQEAAYRQEWRDHASDGKVNPCLFFDGLDKALASDAIVLADDGNHTFLAAELMPLGGERRFISPTDFNCMGYCVPAAIAAKLENREAQVVGIVGDGAFLMTAMEILTASADGLGVIYFIFADGELSQIAQAQEIPYNRKACTVLPRLKYAPFAESVGAAYVNMATNADIDSSLSRAFAAAAKGQPVVVEVAIDYNKKTRFTKGAIKANLDRFDFGTKMRFIGRALTRKVTG